A single window of Periophthalmus magnuspinnatus isolate fPerMag1 chromosome 9, fPerMag1.2.pri, whole genome shotgun sequence DNA harbors:
- the LOC117376202 gene encoding microfibril-associated glycoprotein 4-like: MTSLLLLLFVAPLLTCCRAEDEPVDCSEILHQNPESASGVYTIYPFLKTVPTQVYCDMETHGGGWTVFQGRKDGSVNFYRGWDEYVEGFGNADGEYWLGLEFLHRITVRRDQELLVELEDFEGNKASARYSSFSVGGDCNGYKLNVSGFTDGGAGDSLNRHNGMMFTTFDKDQDNYDKNCAKLYLGGFWYEKCHDTNPNGIYRYGLDGTIFAIGVEYKTWKGYNYSLKSISFKTRPAL; this comes from the exons ATGACG tctctgctcctgctcctgtttgTGGCTCCGCTGTTGACCTGCTGCAGAGCGGAGGACGAGCCTGTGGACTGCAGTGAGATCTTGCACCAGAACCCAGAAAGTGCCAGTGGAGTGTACACCATCTATCCTTTTTTGAAAACTGTTCCTACTCAG GTCTACTGTGACATGGAAACACATGGAGGAGGCTGGACA GTGTTCCAGGGGAGGAAGGATGGTTCAGTGAACTTCTACAGAGGCTGGGATGAGTATGTGGAGGGGTTTGGTAATGCTGATGGAGAATACTGGCTGG GTCTAGAATTCCTCCATAGGATCACAGTTAGACGGGACCAGGAGCTGCTGGTTGAGCTGGAGGATTTTGAGGGGAACAAAGCATCTGCTCGTTATTCTTCTTTCTCTGTTGGAGGTGACTGTAATGGATACAAACTGAATGTGTCTGGGTTCACTGATGGAGGAGCAG GTGATAGTCTAAATCGTCACAACGGCATGATGTTCACCACTTTTGACAAGGACCAGGATAATTATGATAAGAACTGTGCTAAGTTGTATCTCGGAGGTTTCTGGTATGAGAAATGCCACGACACCAACCCCAATGGTATTTATCGCTATGGTTTGGATGGCACCATCTTTGCTATCGGAGTAGAATATAAAACATGGAAAGGGTACAACTACTCTCTGAAGTCCATCAGCTTTAAGACACGTCCAGCTCTATAG